A genomic segment from Malus domestica chromosome 05, GDT2T_hap1 encodes:
- the LOC103436516 gene encoding protein IRX15-LIKE-like, whose protein sequence is MKTTNSTTTTANTNTKLILLHPQAIHKPTTSGGSHRLWLLFFFTFFTLAFTLTLISTTIPQTLPTSSLTPSSVLSLPPAVLDALLHYAISSSNTSSAPHMSPPELTSISSALTRLCAPNCNFLVFGLTHESLFYHTLNLNGRTAFVDESEFLVSRFEQAHSHHSLEAYDVSYVTQVKDHKQLLSTTKSQVKNECRPVQNLLFSDCKIGINDLPNHIYQVPWDVILVDGPRGYSPSSPGRMSAIFTAGVLARSKRGGGDKTHVFVHDFSREVERIFSDEFLCRENLVEAVGSVGHFVVEKMEDHSFEFCRNSPSSSKGDEDD, encoded by the coding sequence ATGAAGACCACCAACAGCACTACCACCACCGCCAACACAAACACAAAACTCATCCTCCTCCACCCCCAAGCAATCCACAAACCCACCACAAGCGGCGGAAGCCACCGCCTgtggctcctcttcttcttcaccttctttaCCCTCGCATTCACCCTCACTCTCATCAGCACCACCATCCCCCAAACCCTCCCCACCTCCTCCCTCACCCCCAGCTCCGTACTCTCCCTCCCGCCCGCCGTCCTCGATGCGCTTCTTCACTACGCCATTTCATCATCAAACACCTCGTCAGCACCCCACATGTCCCCGCCGGAACTCACCTCCATATCCTCCGCCCTCACCCGCCTCTGCGCACCCAACTGCAATTTCCTCGTTTTCGGCCTCACCCACGAGTCCCTTTTCTACCACACGCTCAACCTCAACGGCCGCACCGCTTTCGTCGATGAGAGCGAGTTCCTCGTCTCCCGATTCGAGCAGGCCCACTCCCACCACAGCCTCGAGGCGTACGACGTGTCATACGTGACCCAAGTCAAGGACCACAAACAATTGCTGTCAACGACCAAATCCCAGGTCAAAAACGAGTGCCGGCCGGTCCAGAACTTGTTGTTCTCGGACTGCAAGATCGGGATCAACGACTTGCCGAACCACATATATCAAGTCCCTTGGGATGTGATTCTGGTCGACGGCCCACGTGGGTATTCTCCGTCGTCTCCGGGGCGGATGTCGGCTATTTTCACCGCCGGAGTTTTAGCCCGGAGCAAGAGGGGCGGTGGGGATAAAActcatgtttttgttcatgattTTTCAAGAGAGGTTGAGAGGATTTTTAGCGACGAGTTTCTTTGCCGGGAAAACTTGGTGGAGGCTGTGGGTAGTGTAGGGCATTTTGTGGTGGAGAAAATGGAGGATCATAGCTTTGAGTTTTGCAGAAATTCACCATCATCTTCAAAAGGGGACGAAGATGATTAA